Part of the Tolypothrix sp. PCC 7910 genome, TACGCTACCTTACGAAGGGAGTTAATTGGTTATAAGCTAATGCAGCGCGAAGATGGGGTTTATTGGCGACATAGTGTAGATGCAAAAACCAATCTCTAATATCGGTTTCTCGTTAGCTGGGTTTTTTGCAGCAAACTTACTTCTAATTAGAAGTAAATCTAATTAGAAGTAATCGTTAACAGAATTTTGTCAAATTTTTGACTTGATTATATTTGAGCTATGTATTTTTGTTGCTTAAATAGGTAAAAGGTTATACTAAATTGGAACTTTGCTTCCATTGTGTATGATTAACGATTTACCAAATGTCTATTTTTACATACCTAAAAGTCAGATCCCTGACAATCAAATATTAGAAAGTCCCGACCTTTATTGGCAGTGGCAAAATTCTTTACGTTATGGTCAAGGACGTTATAATTGGACTTTACAAACTTACCTTCACCTCCAACACCAAGGATTCCCCTGTGAATTAGTTGGTACTTTACCTGATAGAGGGATTATTCTTACCCATAGAGATTTTTTACCAGATAACTTACAACCTGCAGCAGAATTATTAATTGTGTGTTTGCGTGCTGATAGAAGTCACCATCCTTTTGCACAGATTCATGTAGTACAAAATACCCAAGATGAAATTACTAAATACTCTCACCGACTGTGGCCAGCTTACTATATGCCCCACTGGCCGCAATCGGGGTTAATCCCTCGCGCTCCTATACGTGGCGATAAATTTGAAAATGCTGCTTATTTTGGTCAAGCAGAAAATTTAGTCTGGGAAATGCAAGAACAGACGTGGACAGATCGAGTCAATTCATTAGGTTTAAATTGGCATATTGTGAAGTTTCAACAATGGCATGACTACAGTAATGTAGATGTAGTGATTGCCGTGCGTGGATTTGATGGGAACACATATAACTATAAACCAGCATCCAAATTGTACAATGCTTGGCACGCTGGAGTGCCGATTATTCTCGGGCGCGAATCAGCATACCAATATGAACGTAAAAGTGAACTGGATTATATAGAAGTATCTTCAGTAGAAGAGATAATTACAGCTCTTAAACGCCTACGAGATAATCCCAAGTTACGTCAAGCGATGATTGAAAATGGTCATGTTCGGGCTACGGAAACGGAAACTGTACAATTAACTGCAAGGTGGCATAGTTTGATCAAAGATATCGCAATTCCTGCTTGGGAAACCTGGCGAGGTAAATCAAATTGGCAGCGTCAATTATTTTTAAAACAGCGTTATTTGATTTGGAAGGTCAATAATCTGAAAAATAAACTTACCAAATAAAAGCAGAGGGCAGAAGGTATAAGAATAGAATCTTCCCTCTACCAAAAGAAATAGAGCAACTAAATTTATTGAGGACTTACGCACAAAATTTCTCAAACTCTTATTCCTCTATCTCTGCTGTGGTTGAT contains:
- a CDS encoding glycosyltransferase; translation: MINDLPNVYFYIPKSQIPDNQILESPDLYWQWQNSLRYGQGRYNWTLQTYLHLQHQGFPCELVGTLPDRGIILTHRDFLPDNLQPAAELLIVCLRADRSHHPFAQIHVVQNTQDEITKYSHRLWPAYYMPHWPQSGLIPRAPIRGDKFENAAYFGQAENLVWEMQEQTWTDRVNSLGLNWHIVKFQQWHDYSNVDVVIAVRGFDGNTYNYKPASKLYNAWHAGVPIILGRESAYQYERKSELDYIEVSSVEEIITALKRLRDNPKLRQAMIENGHVRATETETVQLTARWHSLIKDIAIPAWETWRGKSNWQRQLFLKQRYLIWKVNNLKNKLTK